From a region of the Butyrivibrio sp. AE3004 genome:
- a CDS encoding alpha-amylase family glycosyl hydrolase — translation MKKAVVSCFLAASLLSSALTGCAEKKVEVPKIDDFYRTTYEIFVYSFYDSDGDGIGDLKGVTKKLDYINDGDDKTTDDLGCNQIWLMPICPSTTYHKYDVTDYCNVDPEYGTIDDYKELVKEAHKRGIRVINDTVINHTSSQHPWFLEAKKYLLGLPKGKAPDSTECPYINYYHFTDKAEEGYEKLEGTDYYYECRFWSQMPDLNLDNAAVQKEMADMAKFWLDLGCDGFRMDAVTQFTSGNVSESTKELGTFVKSVHDMDPDAYIVGEAWTSSGGYAPYYESGIDSLFDFDFSGSEGLVAKCAKGKMTPARYVQAQIDEDKLYSSYNEKYVNAPFYTNHDMARSAGYYTGKTAKDGAKLSGALNLLMSGNAFIYYGEELGMKGSGKDENKRAPMQWAAEGTEGMTKGPDGMDKLNMSYGTLEDQKDDPDSIYNYYKKAIGIRNAYPAIARGKCSIIDSLSGDRNVVWIKDASDKLDEKIKNSKVLIALNNGSESIVIDLGKDKSADGFRVLSFSLTTGGEEAVLDGDKLTLPSNGIAVLTDNE, via the coding sequence ATGAAAAAAGCCGTTGTTTCCTGCTTTTTAGCAGCTTCTTTACTAAGCTCTGCTCTTACAGGATGTGCAGAGAAAAAAGTCGAAGTTCCAAAAATCGATGATTTCTATCGTACCACCTATGAAATTTTTGTTTATTCGTTTTATGACAGTGACGGTGACGGAATCGGTGACCTGAAAGGTGTGACAAAAAAACTTGATTACATAAATGATGGTGATGATAAAACCACTGACGATCTTGGTTGTAACCAGATCTGGCTCATGCCAATCTGTCCTTCCACTACATACCACAAATATGATGTTACAGATTACTGTAACGTTGATCCTGAATACGGAACTATCGACGATTATAAAGAACTCGTCAAAGAGGCTCACAAAAGAGGTATCCGTGTAATCAACGATACAGTTATAAATCATACCTCCTCTCAGCATCCCTGGTTTCTTGAGGCGAAGAAATATCTCCTTGGACTTCCTAAAGGAAAAGCACCGGACTCTACAGAATGTCCATATATTAATTACTATCACTTTACGGACAAAGCAGAAGAAGGTTATGAGAAGCTTGAAGGAACAGACTATTACTATGAATGCAGGTTTTGGTCCCAAATGCCGGACCTTAATCTTGATAATGCAGCTGTCCAAAAAGAAATGGCTGATATGGCAAAATTCTGGCTGGATTTAGGTTGCGATGGTTTCAGAATGGATGCCGTAACACAGTTCACATCAGGCAACGTTTCTGAGAGTACTAAGGAACTTGGCACTTTCGTAAAATCCGTTCATGATATGGATCCCGATGCCTACATTGTAGGAGAAGCCTGGACCTCATCCGGTGGATATGCGCCTTATTACGAAAGCGGTATAGATTCCCTCTTCGACTTTGATTTTTCAGGAAGCGAAGGGCTTGTTGCAAAATGTGCCAAAGGAAAAATGACCCCTGCAAGATATGTCCAGGCTCAGATTGATGAAGATAAACTTTACTCTTCCTATAATGAAAAATATGTAAATGCTCCTTTTTATACTAATCATGATATGGCAAGAAGTGCAGGCTACTACACCGGTAAAACAGCAAAAGACGGTGCAAAACTGTCAGGAGCTCTAAATCTCCTTATGAGCGGCAATGCTTTTATTTACTACGGTGAAGAACTTGGAATGAAGGGCTCCGGCAAGGATGAAAACAAACGTGCTCCCATGCAGTGGGCAGCCGAAGGCACTGAAGGAATGACTAAAGGCCCCGACGGTATGGATAAGCTCAATATGAGCTATGGTACTCTTGAAGATCAGAAGGATGATCCGGATTCAATCTATAATTACTATAAGAAGGCTATCGGTATAAGAAATGCATACCCTGCAATCGCAAGAGGAAAATGCAGTATAATCGACAGTCTGTCCGGAGACAGAAATGTAGTCTGGATAAAGGATGCGTCTGATAAACTTGATGAAAAAATCAAGAATTCCAAAGTACTTATCGCTTTAAATAATGGTAGTGAAAGCATTGTGATTGACCTTGGCAAAGATAAATCTGCTGACGGATTCAGAGTTCTCTCCTTTTCTCTGACTACAGGCGGTGAGGAAGCTGTTCTTGATGGCGATAAGCTTACTCTTCCGTCTAACGGAATTGCTGTTTTAACTGATAACGAATAA
- a CDS encoding VanZ family protein translates to MRFVLKPMSFLPAIVMMCLIFNFSGQDADTSSELSYKVGVEVLTVTNDVFDRGWSAAHISELSTVYQFYIRKLAHFTEYLILAITVAFPLYVYGLRGFPLVIVAGIICVSYACLDEYHQSFISGRTPQKRDVIIDSCGALVGIIITRITGWTGRMTIFRPLANEPKKKKVHS, encoded by the coding sequence TTGAGATTCGTTTTAAAGCCCATGTCATTTCTGCCTGCTATAGTAATGATGTGTCTTATTTTCAATTTTTCGGGACAGGATGCCGATACCAGCTCTGAGCTCAGTTATAAAGTTGGTGTGGAGGTTCTTACTGTTACAAATGATGTTTTTGACAGAGGCTGGAGTGCTGCACATATTTCAGAACTCAGTACAGTTTATCAGTTTTATATAAGAAAGCTTGCGCATTTTACAGAGTATCTTATCCTTGCGATAACCGTTGCTTTTCCACTCTATGTCTACGGTCTTCGCGGATTCCCACTTGTGATTGTCGCAGGCATCATCTGCGTATCCTATGCATGCCTGGATGAGTACCATCAGTCCTTCATTTCAGGACGTACTCCCCAGAAGCGTGATGTCATAATTGACAGCTGTGGTGCCCTGGTTGGAATAATTATCACCAGAATAACAGGCTGGACAGGAAGGATGACGATTTTCAGACCGCTTGCAAATGAACCGAAAAAAAAGAAGGTTCATTCATAA
- a CDS encoding carbamoyl phosphate synthase small subunit, whose translation MKAFLILEDGTVFKGNAIGANREVISEIVFNTSMAGYTEVFTDPSYAGQAVCMTYPLIGNYGVCRDDMESERIWLDGVIVRELSDVASNFRCDMTIQEFLEEYDIPGIERIDTRKLVRILREKGTMNGMITTNENYNLDEIIPKLKAYTTGKVVEKVSCKEKKNIAGSKELADNGPISGSAVFNKNDYEASLKGDLSKREKRPSIVKELNGKGLKVALLDVGAKDNIAASLAARGCDVTVYPFDTTAEEMLKDNPDGIMLSNGPGDPKECTGVIEEIKKLYASDVPIFAICLGHQLMALATGADTYKMKYGHRGGNHPVKDLETGRVYISSQNHGYVVDTDKLDPNVAVPAFVNVNDGTNEGLKYVGKNIFTVQFHPEACCGPQDSGYLFDRFIGMMRTNK comes from the coding sequence ATGAAAGCATTTTTGATTTTGGAAGATGGCACCGTTTTCAAGGGAAATGCCATCGGAGCCAATAGGGAAGTAATAAGCGAGATAGTTTTTAATACTTCCATGGCAGGCTATACCGAGGTGTTCACCGATCCGTCATATGCGGGACAGGCAGTATGCATGACTTATCCGCTTATAGGTAATTACGGTGTTTGCAGAGATGATATGGAATCTGAACGTATCTGGCTTGACGGAGTCATTGTCAGAGAGCTTTCGGATGTAGCATCCAACTTCCGCTGTGACATGACTATCCAGGAATTTCTTGAAGAATATGACATTCCCGGAATTGAAAGAATAGATACCAGAAAGCTGGTTCGAATCCTTCGTGAAAAAGGAACAATGAACGGCATGATAACTACCAATGAAAATTACAATCTCGATGAAATCATACCGAAACTTAAGGCTTATACCACAGGAAAAGTTGTTGAAAAGGTATCCTGTAAGGAAAAGAAAAACATCGCAGGCAGTAAAGAACTTGCTGACAACGGACCGATTTCAGGAAGTGCGGTTTTCAATAAAAATGATTATGAAGCATCTCTGAAAGGAGATCTGTCTAAGAGAGAAAAGCGTCCCTCAATTGTAAAGGAGCTTAACGGCAAAGGACTAAAGGTTGCTCTTCTTGATGTGGGAGCAAAGGATAACATCGCCGCATCACTTGCTGCAAGAGGTTGTGATGTAACAGTTTATCCTTTTGATACCACAGCTGAGGAAATGCTTAAGGATAACCCGGATGGAATCATGTTAAGTAACGGCCCCGGGGATCCGAAGGAATGCACCGGAGTTATTGAGGAAATCAAAAAGCTTTATGCATCGGATGTGCCGATTTTTGCCATCTGTCTGGGACATCAGCTCATGGCGCTTGCTACAGGAGCTGATACGTACAAGATGAAGTACGGACACCGCGGTGGAAATCACCCGGTTAAGGATCTTGAAACAGGAAGAGTTTACATTTCATCACAGAATCACGGCTATGTAGTTGATACGGATAAGCTTGATCCAAATGTTGCTGTACCTGCATTTGTAAATGTAAACGATGGAACAAACGAAGGATTAAAATATGTAGGTAAAAACATATTTACGGTTCAGTTCCATCCCGAGGCCTGCTGCGGCCCTCAGGACAGCGGATATTTATTCGATAGATTTATTGGAATGATGCGCACGAATAAGTAA
- a CDS encoding TetR/AcrR family transcriptional regulator, whose amino-acid sequence MSEKSAQKRKYILEKAREVFAEKGFKDVTMKDVVEACDISRGGLYLYFSSTEEIFLAVLSDSSDDDDDEAIANALNNDATAGDMLALFLKEQKKEILRKKNSLVRACYEYFSTVDVPAQDNPLRKQFDTAVTIVQALIENGVQSGEFFCADPYGCARNLMYVVEGLKVSAKTIGVSEAAVDRELLYILEGLVPPEE is encoded by the coding sequence ATGAGTGAGAAGTCTGCTCAGAAAAGAAAATACATTCTGGAAAAAGCCCGTGAGGTTTTTGCAGAAAAGGGATTTAAGGACGTCACCATGAAGGATGTTGTTGAAGCTTGTGACATCAGTCGTGGAGGGCTTTATCTCTATTTCTCATCCACTGAAGAAATCTTCCTTGCCGTATTATCCGATTCATCAGATGATGATGACGATGAAGCTATTGCAAATGCACTGAATAATGATGCTACTGCAGGTGATATGCTTGCTCTTTTCCTGAAAGAGCAGAAAAAAGAAATTCTTCGTAAGAAGAATAGTCTTGTGCGTGCCTGCTATGAATATTTTTCAACAGTGGATGTTCCGGCTCAGGATAATCCGCTTCGTAAGCAGTTTGATACAGCAGTTACAATTGTTCAGGCGTTAATTGAAAACGGTGTTCAGTCAGGAGAGTTCTTCTGTGCTGATCCTTACGGATGTGCCCGCAACCTGATGTATGTGGTTGAGGGTCTTAAAGTATCCGCTAAAACTATTGGTGTTAGCGAGGCCGCGGTTGACCGCGAATTGCTATATATATTGGAGGGCTTAGTGCCCCCTGAGGAGTAA
- a CDS encoding phosphoribosylformylglycinamidine synthase has product MSKVRRVYVEKKAPYAGKAKELRKEIKSYLGITSVSKVREFIRYDVENISDEVFEKACTTVFSEPPVDILYHEKIEIPEGAVVYSVEALPGQFDQRADSAVQCVRFIKGDEEPVIRTAVTYMLIGDVTEDELKRIQEYTMNPVDSRIADEDKPETLVDNFDEPEDVKILDGFKDMAEDELKKLYESFGLAMTFNDFKWIQQYFHDDENRDPSMTEIRVLDTYWSDHCRHTTFGTELKNVSFGDGFYAAPIKASYDKYLEAREDVYADPKKREEKFISLMDIALMGMKKLKKDGKLTDMEESEENNACTVVVPVDVDYGNGPVKENWLVFFKNETHNHPTEIEPFGGAATCLGGAIRDPLSGRGYVYQAMRVTGAADPTVPVSDTLKGKLSQKKLVRGAASGYSSYGNQIGLATGYVKEVYHPDYAAKRMEIGAVMGAAPQEHVIRESSDPGDIIVLLGGRTGRDGCGGATGSSKAHTADSILTCGAEVQKGNAPTERKLQRLFRRPEVSELIKKCNDFGAGGVSVAIGELADGLDVDLDKVPKKYAGLDGTELAISESQERMAVVVDPSQVDKFLEYAAEENLEAVKVAVVTEEPRLVLKWRGKKIVDIKRSFLDTNGAHQETEVEVQIPVAEDNYFDKYACKAAGEALAENDIKKAWLSEMSDLNVCSQKGLVEMFDSSIGAGTVTMPYGGKYQLTETQAMVAKLPVLGGKTDTVTMMAYGFDPYLSSWSPYHGAAYAVTESIARIVATGGDYKKLHLTFQEYFQRMTADKTRWSQPLTALLGSFEAQMRYGIASIGGKDSMSGSFFYEGDEKRASGEINVPPTLVSFAVDVAEGKDVVTPELKNAGDMLIELPIDRDQYGLPDYEKVMARYDEIHDLMQRGYVCAAYAIDCYGVAAAISRMAFGNGFGVKIAGCVKHEDLFTNRIGNILLEVPADKAGDVLALREAREIGVVTDDGKFTIGNVVIDEAEALQNWKNKLEKVFPSVAPVSEEDTEGADKKSIFEDGALTKEYKASDIYVCKNKTAKPTVFIPVFPGSNCEYDSAQAFERAGADTIVKIFRNRNAQDIVESVAEFKKSIEQAQIIMFPGGFSAGDEPDGSAKFFATAFQNESIKEAVNDLLQKRDGLALGICNGFQAMIKLGLVPNGQITGQTPESPTLTFNTIGRHISTMAYLKVVSNKSPWMQKATLGGTYVNPASHGEGRFVAPTDVLKALFENGQVVTQYCDPNGEVHLDNLWNINGSYMAVEGITSPDGRCLGKMCHSERRGDGVAVNIFGEQDMKIFESGVSYFK; this is encoded by the coding sequence ATGAGCAAAGTCAGACGAGTCTACGTTGAGAAAAAGGCACCCTATGCCGGAAAGGCAAAGGAACTCAGAAAAGAGATAAAAAGTTATCTTGGAATTACGAGTGTGTCAAAGGTAAGAGAGTTTATCCGCTATGATGTGGAGAACATTTCTGACGAGGTTTTTGAAAAGGCTTGCACAACAGTATTTTCAGAGCCACCCGTAGATATTTTATATCACGAAAAAATCGAGATTCCGGAAGGTGCCGTAGTTTACAGCGTTGAAGCACTCCCCGGACAATTTGACCAGAGAGCTGACTCTGCTGTGCAGTGTGTTCGTTTTATAAAGGGAGACGAGGAACCTGTTATCAGAACAGCTGTGACATATATGCTTATCGGTGATGTTACGGAGGATGAACTTAAGAGGATTCAGGAATATACCATGAACCCTGTTGATTCAAGAATCGCTGATGAGGACAAGCCTGAGACACTTGTTGATAATTTTGATGAACCGGAGGATGTAAAAATACTGGACGGCTTCAAGGACATGGCTGAGGATGAGCTTAAAAAGCTTTATGAGTCATTTGGACTTGCCATGACCTTTAATGATTTCAAATGGATCCAGCAGTATTTCCACGATGATGAAAATCGCGATCCTTCAATGACAGAAATCCGTGTTCTTGATACCTACTGGTCTGACCATTGCCGTCATACAACCTTTGGCACAGAGCTTAAGAATGTGAGCTTTGGTGATGGCTTTTATGCTGCTCCCATCAAGGCTTCCTATGATAAATACCTTGAGGCGAGAGAAGATGTTTACGCTGATCCCAAGAAGAGAGAGGAAAAATTCATCTCTCTTATGGACATTGCCCTCATGGGTATGAAGAAGCTTAAAAAAGACGGTAAGCTTACAGATATGGAAGAGTCTGAGGAAAATAACGCATGTACAGTTGTTGTTCCGGTTGATGTTGATTACGGCAACGGCCCTGTTAAAGAAAACTGGCTCGTATTTTTCAAGAATGAGACTCATAACCATCCTACAGAAATTGAACCCTTCGGTGGAGCGGCAACCTGCCTTGGCGGTGCCATAAGAGATCCGCTTTCAGGAAGAGGTTATGTATATCAGGCTATGCGTGTGACAGGTGCAGCTGATCCTACAGTTCCCGTATCTGACACACTTAAAGGAAAGCTTTCACAGAAAAAGCTTGTAAGAGGTGCTGCTTCAGGTTACTCAAGCTATGGTAACCAAATCGGTCTTGCAACAGGCTATGTTAAAGAAGTATATCATCCCGATTATGCTGCAAAGCGTATGGAAATAGGCGCTGTTATGGGTGCTGCTCCTCAGGAACATGTAATAAGAGAAAGCTCAGATCCGGGAGATATCATTGTACTTCTCGGCGGTAGAACAGGACGTGACGGCTGCGGCGGCGCAACAGGTTCATCAAAGGCACATACAGCAGATTCAATCCTCACCTGCGGAGCAGAAGTTCAGAAGGGTAATGCACCTACAGAGCGTAAGCTGCAGAGACTTTTCAGAAGACCTGAGGTTTCAGAACTGATAAAGAAGTGTAACGACTTTGGTGCAGGCGGTGTATCCGTTGCTATTGGTGAGCTTGCGGACGGCCTTGATGTTGATCTTGATAAGGTTCCGAAGAAGTATGCAGGTCTTGACGGTACAGAGCTTGCAATTTCAGAGTCACAGGAGAGAATGGCAGTTGTTGTTGATCCTTCACAGGTAGACAAATTCCTTGAATACGCAGCTGAGGAGAATCTTGAGGCTGTAAAGGTTGCTGTAGTAACCGAAGAACCAAGACTTGTCCTTAAGTGGAGAGGTAAAAAGATTGTAGATATCAAGCGTTCATTCCTTGATACAAACGGTGCTCACCAGGAAACTGAAGTAGAAGTTCAGATTCCTGTGGCAGAGGACAATTATTTTGATAAATATGCTTGTAAGGCTGCAGGAGAAGCACTTGCTGAGAATGATATAAAGAAGGCATGGCTTTCCGAGATGTCAGACCTCAACGTATGTTCTCAGAAGGGACTTGTTGAGATGTTTGACTCATCAATCGGCGCAGGTACTGTAACAATGCCTTACGGTGGAAAATATCAGCTCACAGAGACACAGGCAATGGTTGCAAAGCTTCCTGTTCTTGGCGGCAAGACAGATACAGTAACAATGATGGCTTACGGCTTTGATCCCTACCTTTCATCCTGGAGTCCTTACCACGGAGCTGCTTATGCGGTAACAGAGTCAATCGCAAGAATAGTTGCGACTGGCGGTGATTACAAAAAGCTTCACCTTACATTCCAGGAATACTTCCAGAGAATGACAGCTGACAAGACAAGATGGAGTCAGCCTCTTACAGCACTCCTCGGATCCTTCGAAGCTCAGATGAGATACGGGATCGCTTCAATCGGCGGTAAGGATTCAATGTCAGGCTCTTTCTTCTACGAAGGTGATGAAAAGAGAGCATCGGGCGAGATCAATGTACCTCCGACGCTTGTATCCTTTGCAGTTGATGTTGCAGAAGGTAAGGATGTTGTAACACCTGAACTCAAGAATGCGGGAGATATGCTTATAGAGCTTCCTATTGACAGAGATCAGTACGGACTTCCGGATTATGAAAAGGTAATGGCTCGTTATGATGAAATCCATGACCTTATGCAGAGAGGCTATGTATGTGCTGCTTACGCAATTGACTGCTACGGTGTTGCTGCTGCAATCAGCAGAATGGCATTTGGTAACGGTTTTGGTGTTAAGATTGCAGGTTGTGTAAAGCATGAAGATCTTTTCACAAACAGAATCGGAAATATCCTCTTAGAGGTACCTGCAGATAAGGCAGGTGATGTACTTGCTCTCAGAGAGGCCAGAGAGATCGGTGTTGTTACAGACGATGGCAAATTCACTATCGGAAATGTTGTTATCGATGAGGCAGAGGCCCTGCAGAATTGGAAGAATAAGCTTGAGAAGGTATTCCCTTCAGTTGCACCGGTATCTGAGGAGGATACAGAGGGCGCTGATAAGAAGAGCATCTTTGAGGATGGCGCATTAACAAAAGAATATAAAGCTTCTGATATATATGTTTGTAAAAACAAGACAGCTAAGCCCACAGTTTTCATTCCGGTATTCCCCGGAAGTAACTGTGAGTACGATTCAGCACAGGCATTTGAGAGAGCAGGCGCTGATACAATAGTTAAGATTTTCAGAAACAGAAATGCACAGGATATCGTGGAATCTGTTGCAGAGTTTAAAAAGTCAATCGAACAGGCACAGATCATCATGTTCCCCGGCGGATTTTCAGCAGGTGATGAGCCTGACGGAAGCGCAAAGTTCTTTGCAACTGCTTTCCAGAACGAGAGCATCAAGGAAGCTGTAAATGATCTTCTTCAGAAGAGAGACGGACTTGCACTTGGTATCTGTAATGGTTTCCAGGCTATGATAAAGCTTGGACTTGTTCCTAACGGACAGATTACAGGACAGACACCCGAGAGCCCCACACTGACTTTCAACACAATCGGACGTCACATATCTACAATGGCGTATCTTAAGGTTGTAAGTAACAAGTCACCCTGGATGCAGAAAGCTACACTCGGCGGAACATATGTAAATCCCGCATCCCACGGAGAGGGACGTTTTGTAGCACCTACGGATGTACTTAAAGCACTGTTTGAAAACGGACAGGTTGTTACACAGTATTGTGATCCAAACGGAGAGGTACATCTTGATAATCTTTGGAACATCAATGGTTCTTACATGGCAGTTGAGGGTATTACATCACCCGATGGCAGATGCCTTGGTAAGATGTGCCATTCAGAGAGAAGAGGCGACGGTGTTGCGGTTAATATCTTCGGTGAGCAGGATATGAAGATATTTGAGAGTGGAGTGAGCTACTTTAAGTAA